Within Romboutsia sp. CE17, the genomic segment ATAATATTTATTTTTATATAATAAACATAGTATAAATAAAATACAAGAATATCTAAATAAAAAATAATTTTATTTAAATAAATATACTGTTTATTTAATAATACAATAATAAATTTATTTATGTATGTATGACAAATAGAATATAGTAGAAGTTCAACTATTAAAGTATAAATGCACTATATATAGATAAAAAAGTTAAATTTATTGCATTTACTAAATTTTCTAATTATAATAAGATATGTTAATAATTTAATAATTAAGGAGGAGCACTGTGGAAGAAAAAGACGTTATAATATTGGATAAAGAGCGTTCTCCAAAAAGGGTTAAAGCTGTTAATTTAGAAACCTTTATATTTATAGGTATACTAGTAATTGGATTTGGTTACATAGCTAGTATTATGGGTGCTGGCATAATGTTTAAAGTAATCATGAATACTGCACATGATTTACTTTTAAATACAGTATTTTTAATAATGGCAATGTCAGTTTTAGCAGGTGCACTAAGTGCATTATTATCAGAATTTGGAGTTATATCTTTGATAAACAAGGTTTTTGCAATATTTATGAAACCTTTATATGGATTACCTGGAGCTAGCATAGCAGGAGCTGTAGCTACATATTTATCTGATAATCCTGCAATAATATCATTTGCTAAAGATAAGAGTTTTACAAAATACTTTAAAACTCATGAGATACCGGCCTTATGTAACTTAGGAACAGCATTTGGCATGGGGTTAATATTAACAACATTTATGATATCTCAAGGAAAAGAATATGTATTACCTGCAATAATAGGTAATATATCAGCGATAATAGGTAGCGTAATAAGTGTTAGAATTATGATACATTTTACTAAAATATATTATAGTTATGATCCAAAATTAGATAAAAGTCCCCGAAAATATAATGACAGTACTGAGTACAGAGAAATAAGGGATGGAAATATATTTCAAAGAGCTTTAGATGCAATGTTAGAAGGCGGGAAAAATGGTGTAGATATGGGAATAGCAATAATACCAGGTGTACTAGTTGTATGCACGATGGTGATGCTACTTACTTTTGGCCCATCTATAGATCCTAAAACAGGATTAGAAGTATATACAGGATCTGCATATGAAGGTATAGCTCTTTTACCTGTTATAGGAGAAAAGATTAGTTTTATATTAGAGCCGATTTTTGGATTTACATCACCAGAAGCTATTGCATTTCCAATTACATCTTTAGGAGCAGTTGGAGCGGCTATGTCTTTAGTACCACAATTTATAACTGATGGAGTTGTAACTCCAAATGATATAGCAGTATTTACAGCAATGGGAATGTGCTGGAGTGGATATTTAAGTACACATGTAGGAATGATGGATGCGTTAAATTCTAGAGGATTAACTAGCAAAGCTATTATTGCTCATACTATTGGAGGAATATGCGCAGGTATGTCTGCTCATTTTATTTATATGTTAATTATATAAGTTGTTTATTTTAAAAGAGAGTAATGCATTACTCTCTTTTTTGTTGAAATAGTGTACTTTAATGATTCTGATGTTTTTTATGACTACTTATGGGTCTAGCTGTATTTTGGCTAACTGAACCTGTTTTTGAAGGTCTAAGTCTAGGTGGTAAGTTTAATTCTTCACCTTGTTCTAATTTAAAATTTGGATTCTTTTTATCATTTCTATTAAATTTAGTTTTATTATCTTCTCTTTTATGTTTATCTAATGTCATAATTTCCTCCTTAAATGTTATTAATAATATATTAATAATTTAACCTAAAACTAAATTAGTATTCTAAATTAATTAACAATTATATAACATAATTATTTATGAATTATTAATGTAAAAATAGACAATTATATACTTAGATGAATTTAAAATGATTTTGAGTATAAGGAGGAACAATTTTGAGTATAGCAATAAGTATTTTAGGAGGTTTAGGTCTCTTTTTATATGGTATGAATTTAATGGCTCAAGGTCTACAAAATTCTGCTGGTAATAAATTAAAAAGAATAATAGAATTATTAACGAGTAATGTAATTATGGGAGTTTTAGTGGGTGCTGTTGTCACAGCAATTATTCAAAGTTCAAGTGCGACAACCGTAATGGTTGTTGGATTTGTCAACGCAGGAATAATGAACTTAAATCAAGCTATAGGTGTGATTATGGGTGCTAACATAGGTACAACAGTCACAGCTCAACTAGTAAGTTTTAATTTAGAAGGTCTAGCGCCTGTATCTTTAGGTATTGGTATTATATTATATCTTTTTTCTTCTAAAACTACAGTTAAAAACATAGCAGAAATTTTATTAGGATTTGGTATTTTATTTACAGGCATGGAGTTTATGAAAGATGCAGTAAAGCCACTTGCAGAGTATAAAGGATTTACAGATGCCTTAATTAGCTTTGGACATAGACCAATATTAGGATTATTATTAGGATTTGCTATTACAGGTATAGTTCAAAGTTCTAGTGCATCAATGGGGATGCTAATAGCTCTTGCAGCTCAAGGTTTAATACCATTAACATCTGCATTACCTATACTTTATGGTGATAATATAGGAACATGTGTTACATCATTAATATCAAGTATTGGAGCAAGTCGAAATGCTAAAAGAGCTGCAATAATGCATTTACTATTTAATATAATAGGTAGTATATTATTTTTATTGGTATTAAATAGACCTATATCTTATATAGTTACTAAGATTGATCCAAATGACGCAGCTAGACAGATAGCAAATGCTCACACACTGTTTAATTTAATAAATGTAATTTTATTATTACCTTTTTCTAAGTTTATCGTAAAATTAGCTATGAAGATAGTTCCTGATAATAATGATGAAAATGATGAGAAAGCTACAAAATATCTTGATGAAAGAATGCTAGAAACTCCTTCAATAGCATTAGGAAATACAGTTAAAGAAACTTTAAGAATGGGCAGATTTGCTAAAAGTTGTCTTAATTCTTCTATGGATGCATTTATTAATAAATCTGATAAAAGTGTGAGAGAGACATTAGATACAGAAGAGACTATTAATATTTTACAAAAAAGTATACTAAATTATTTATTAAACTTATCAAAAACTTCATTGCCTGATAATTTAGTGGAGTCAGTAGATAATTTGTTTAATACTGTAAATGATATAGAAAGAGTTGGAGATCATTCTGAAAATATAGCAGAATTAGCTACAAAGGCAATAAATGAGAATTTGGATTTATCAAATGAAGGTTTAGAAGAAGTTAAGGAAATGTTTAATATGGTAATAGCTAATTATGAAGGTGCTTTAAAGCTAATTGATAAAAAAGATGAACGATTAGCAGAAGAAATATTAGCTAGAGAAGAAGAAGTAAATAAAATAGAAAAGTCTATACGTATTAATCATATATATAGATTAAATAATGAAAAATGTAGCATTGATTCAGGAATTTTATATATAGATTTAATAACTAATCTTGAAAGAATATCAGATCATAGTGCAAATATTGCTAAAAGGGCACTATACTAAGTATAATAAATGAAAAAAATAGACTAAAAATAATATATAGAAAAATTTACAGGCATGTATATGAGCGTTACAAATTTAAATGGCACAGCTATCGAAACAAATAGCTGTGCTATTTAAATTTGTAACTATGTGATATAATAATAAAAGAGTATTATAAAGGTAAAGGTGGGCTAGGAATGAAAATAGTTAAAGATGCTATATATTCAAAGTATTTTAATTATGATATTGATGAAGATATAATTATTTATGAAGGTAGATTTTGTATTTATCTTGACAAAAAATATAAATGTAATGGAATAATATATTATAAAATGATTTCGCCCATGTCTATTAACTTTGAAGCATCTATAATAAGTGTCCAAGATGAAGTCCTTGACCTTGATTTAGATTATGATAATGCAATACTAGAGGTCTATGGATATAAACCTATATACATAACTATAAATAATATTAGTGATAAAAATATTGACGGTTATGCAAATGATACAAATTTAAAATCTAAAAATACATATGTAGAGTATGTTGATTTCAATATAATAAACTTAAACCAACTACCTGGCAAACTTATTAATTGTAATAACAAAATGTTTGCTGGTAGATTAGAATTTGATGTAAATGAATTTAAAGTTATTATAGATAAAAGGTATGACTATAGAAAAGAGCTAAATGAAGAATTGAAAATTAAATCAGGCAATATAATAACTCATGTAGGCAGAATAATAAAAAAAGATAACAATAAGTTTAAAACTACTAACATTGATGTGATACTAGATAGAATATCAACGGCCCTTAGTTTTATGTGCGGTAGATACGTTGATATATGTGTAGCTAATGGATATAGCAATAATAAAAATGTTTATAGACTATGGAGAGAATCTATTGTAACTCCATTTAAGTTTGTTCCAACATGGAGTGATACAATATCTAATTATTATAATATAGAAAAATACATATCATTGATGTGCAAAAAATTAGAAGATGCTTATTATGAGCCGACTATAAAGCATATCATAGATTGGTACATAGAATCACAAAACAATATAACTTTAGAAAATAATATTATATCAGTTCAGATAGCTCTTGAAACATTATCTTATGTTGTATTAGTAGAATTATATACTATTTTAGATGATGATGAATTTGATAAAAACTCTACATCTCAAAATATACAGTTGCTACTTGATATATGTAAAATACCTCATGGGAAAAAGGAATTATATTTATTTGATGATTGGATAAGAAGTAAATTTGATGATGGTGTTGACTTAGTTATTTATTTTAGAAATAAAATTGTTCATCCAAGTAGAAAGGGAAATAAGGCTAATCTAAGTGTAGATGATATGTGGAATATTATACAAATAGGAACAAGATATATAGAATTAACACTACTTTATATAATAGGATATAAAGGTGAATACTCAAATCGATTAAAGTATAGGTCTTATGGAGAAGTTGAGTTAGTTCCTTGGAATTTAATATAAGGTTATGCTATATATGTTAAATAATATGATTAAATTTATATATTTAGGGTAATTACATGTATTATAATATTAAAGGAGATTTTTTAGTAATGATAAAATTTTATGGATATGCAAAATGTTCAACAGTAAAAAAAGCTAAGAAGTGGCTTAATGAAAATAATATCCCTTTTGAAGATATAGAAATAACGGAAAATCCACCTACGAAATTAGAATTGGAAAAATTATATAAGAGAAGTGGATATGAAATAAAGAAATTTTTTAATACTAGTGGAGTAAAATATAGAGAGTTAGGTTTGAAAGATATTATTAAAACTGAATCAGAGGATAAGCTTTTAGAAATATTATCAAGTGATGGAATGCTTATAAAAAGACCGTTAGTATATGACGATAAAAATATTTTACTTGGATTCAAAGAAGAAGAATGGAAGAATAGTTTATTATAAAAGTAGAATATTTTCTAAAAGAAATATTTATAAAATAAAAAGCATGCCTTAAAATTAAGGCATGCTTTTTATTTTATAGAACTAAAATCATGATATTTTTTTAAAATCTTCGATTTTATTAATCATTTTATTTTTTATATTATCGCTTAATATTATTGATTTTAATTTTGGATTTTCTATATGGTCATAGATAGGATCTAAAAACTCTACTTCAACAGTCATAGAATTTATTTTACCAATAGGCTCATATCCTGAATAAGTTTCTTTAGAGTTTTTTATAACTAAAGGAACAATAGGACAATTAGCTTTGTAAGCTATTTTTAAAGCTCCTGGTCTAAAGTCAGAAACTAAAGCATTTGGGTCCTTAATCCATGTTAAATCACCTTCAGGAAATATAGCCATACTTTGACCACTTATTATATTTTTAGAAGCTTGAATTATGCTTTTAATACCTTCTCTAGTATTTTCTCTATTTATATACACGCACTTTATAAGCTTTGTCCAATGACTTATTATGGGCATATTTTTCCAAATGGGAACATCTGCTATAACAACACCAATAGGTCTATCTACACTGGCAACTAATATAAAACTATCTAGCATACTAGAATGATTTATAACGAATAATACTGGTTCTTTAGGTAACTTATCTTTACCTAAAATATTTAGTTTTATATTTACTAAAGATAATGCTCTTTTTGCGTGCTTATTCAAGAAAGAAAACTTTTCTTTAGCTGAATATTCATTAGGATTTAATTCGAATCTTATCAACTTAGGAATAGCTAAGAGGAAGATTAATATTAAGTATAAGGCAAATTTAATATAATTAAACAATAATTTCAACTCCCTTTAAAATTAATAATCCATTAAATTATTTTATCATAAAATAAATTTATTTACAAATTATATCAATATGAGGTTATATATAATATGAAATTATGAATATAAATAAGACAAGGTAGTTAATTTCTTCTAAGTATATTATTAGTCAATTATAAAAAAATATTAGAAAATTAATTAATAGATAAATTTAAGGGGGAATTTTGTGAGTAGAGAGATAGGAATTAATTATGAAGAAAGGTTTTTAAAAGTTAAAATTAGTGCAACTACTGGGGATAAAATATATTTAAAATTACCAGTTAGTTTTGTAAAAAGGTTAGTAAAAAATAATGCAATAGATTTTTTTAAAGAACAATCTGATATTATAGATAGTCAAAAATTATTAAATATAATGATGAATGCATTTGATTATAATATAGTCGGTGAAATTGCATATATAGAAAGAAAAAATGGAGATAAAATTAGATTTATAGTGGATTGATAAAATGGTATTTATCTAAATGTATATTTAGATAAATACCATTTTATTTATGAGAATTTTATAATAATAAGTAAAAATTAAGTTGACTAAAAAAATATATTTAAATATAATATAGGTAAACCTAATTAATTAAAAGGGTTAACTAAAAATTGGGGGAAATAAATAATGAACTTAAAAACTAATGATATAGTACTTTGTGCTTTATTTGCAGCACTAACTTCTATACTTTCTCAAATATCTATACCACTTCCATTTACAAGCGTACCATTAACAATGCAAATCTTTGCTGTAGCATTAGCGGGCATGGTTTTAGGCGCTAAAAAAGGGTTTATATCTATAGTTATATATTTATTAATAGGAGCTATAGGGTTACCAGTATTTGCTCAATTTAGTGGAGGATTAGGAATAATATTAGGACCAACAGGTGGTTTTTTAATAGGATGTCCATTTATGGCATTAGTTATAGGATATACTACAGAAAGAACAAAATCTATGATCTATATATTTATATCAATGGTATTTGGATTATTTATTGTCTATACAACAGGTACAGTTATATTTTCTATTATAACAAAATCAACTTTATATCAAAGTTTAATTGCATGTGTGTTACCTTTTGTAATAGTAGATTTAATTAAATTAGTTTTAGCTAGTGCTGTAGGTAAAGAGGTTTCTAAAAGGATTAAAACTGGTGTGAAAGTATGTTAAAAATACGCCCATATCATATCTTATGTATGAGAGCATATCAAAGGAGTGGTTATAGCAATGATTTTACACAAAAAATGGATAATATAATAAAAGAAATAAAAGCATATAATAAGTTTCTTAAAACATGTAACAATAACTAGAATATAAATGTAAAAATAGTATATTCTACAGATAGTATATGTGAAAGTTGTCCGAACAAATTAGGAGAAAATAACTGCGAAACTCAATATAAGGTAATTTCTATAGATAGTAAAATGATTAAATATTTTTCTATAAAAGAAGATATACACAACTATAAATATTTAGAAAATCTAGTATATAATAATATTACATAGGTAAAAAATAGCGAGTTTTATATGATACATATATTATATAAAACTCGCTATTTTTTTATTTAACGTTATAATTGATTTATAATATTATTTAAGATATTTTCTAACTCAGGGCTTGTTTCTTTTACTCCAGTATGAGTTATATTAATTATTTCCTTAGTCATAGGAAGCTCTCCTAATAAGTTTAAATTATTGCTAGCTAAGAAATTATTAATTTCTTCACCTTCAAATAATTTTATTTTTTTATTACAATCTGGGCATTGAATATAACTCATATTTTCTATTACACCAATAATATTAATATTTAACATTTTAGCCATATTAACAGCCTTAGCAACTATCATAGAAATCATATCTTGTGGAACGGAAACCATTATAATACCACTTATAGGAAGAGATTGCATTACCGTCATAGCTACATCTCCAGTACCTGGAGGCATATCAATAAGTAAGTAGTCAAGTTCTCCCCAAAGTACATTACTATAAAACTGTTTTACAGCATTTGTAATCATAGGTCCTTTCCAAACTATAGGTTGTTCTTCTGTATCAACCATATAGTTTATTGACATAGTTTTAATGTTATCTTCATTAGCAATAGGGTAGATATCATTACCATTTGACATTGCTCTTTCATTATTCAATCCCATAAGTCTAGGAATGCTAGGACCAGTAATATCTGAGTCTAATATACCTACCTTATATCCATTTTTAGCTAATTGTTTTGCAAGTAAAGTAGTTACAGTTGACTTACCAACTCCACCTTTACCACTCATTACTCCTATAATTTTTTTTATATTATTGTATGGGTGATTAATAATCCCACAACTACTAGCATTTGTATTACAATGTCCTTTAGAAGGACAAGAAGCACAATTTGACATATTTATAACCTCCGATGATACATAATTAATATGTATTTAAATTAATATTGTATTTATACCCTACCAATCAAATTAAAATCATTTATATTAATAATAATTAAAAAATACTAGAAGTTTAGCTTTCAGTATTTTTATTTTCTACAATATATTTTTTAATTCTAATAAAGTGCTTATTTCATATTTAGGAATAAGTGAAGAGTTATTTTTTTTGTTGTTAGGATTAAACCAACAAGTATCTATTCCGGCATTAACGCCACCTTTTACATCGGAAGATAAACTATCACCAATCATAAGTACAGATTCTTTATTAGTATGATTGATTACATTTAAGGCATAATCAAAAATTTTCGGGTCTGGTTTAGCTATTTTAATTTCGTCTGATATAATAACTGCATCAAAATAATCTTTAATAATTGATTTTTTAATTCTTTTATTTTGTACAGAAGTTAATCCATTTGTTATGATAACTATTTTATATTTTTTATAAAGATAAGATAATAATTCTTCTGTTTCTTTATATATAAAAGATGCTTCTGCTAAAAAGTTGACGTACATGTTACTTAATATTTTAGGATCCTGTGATAGATTTATTTTGTCTGCAAATCTTTTAAATCTTTCTATTTTTAATTCGTCAGAGGAAATTAAGTTTTGCTCAAATTCCTTCCAAATGTTATTATTTATTTCTTTATATATTTCAATGCAATAACTTTTCTCTAAATCTGTATCAATAGAGCTCATTAATTTATCTAAAGCAAAATTTTCAGATTTCTTAAAATCAAATAATGTGTCATCCGCATCAAAAAAAAGAACTTCATATTTCATGTCATATCTCCCCTTTACCTAAAAATGTAAATTTTTTATAGAGATATTATATCATATTAGAAGTTCATATTGAAAATATTAGTTATTATTAATATTATTATACTCATTTATTAAAGCTTTTTCTCCAAGCTCTACTAATTTTCTAGTTGCAATTCCTCCGACATAAGGAAATTCATCATTTGAAAAATTATTTAATTCACTAGATATCTCCACTTTATATTGTTCTAAAGCTTTTTTAGCATTTTCATTTATTAACTTATTGTTAATTGTTTTGTTTTCCATATTTACATTCATAAATTTACCTCCTTAATCTATTAGTTATTTTTGTCATTTATACCATTTTTCATACACGGAATAAATAAAATAAGTTGCACAAAAATTATAAAGAATATAAAAATAAAAATAATAAATTTTGAAATAACATTGGAATATAGAGATAAATGGTATATAATAAGATATTAAATAAGTTTATAGAGGTGAAGATATTTGGAATTAAATATTTTAAGTAAACAGATATGGTCTATAAATAAAGATTTCCGTAGATATGCAGAAGATATATTAAAAGAGCATGATATCACTTTAGTTAGTTTGAGATATTTGATTATAATAAAAAAAATGGAAGGTTTAAATTTACAAGATGTAGCAACAGTACTAGATGTAGATAAAGCAATAGTTACTAGAACAGTTAAAAAACTAGTTGATTTAGGTCTTATTGATAAAGTTCAAGATAAAGAAAATAGTAGATCATATAGCTTAAATTTGACTGAAAAAGGGAATTGTACTGTTGATGATATCAAATCTATATTTAAGGATTGGTTTTATTTAGTAACGAAAGATTTTAGTGATGGAGAAAGAGAATTATACACTAATTTTATAGAACGTATTTATGCAAATAGATTTTATAAAGATAATTCATAATAAATATATTGTGTTAGCTAAAATAATTTCCAAAATAAATTAATTATTTTTGACAAGAATAATTTTCTAAAAAAGATTAGTATTTGTAAATTTTATCTAAATACTAATCTTTTTATTATATTTATAGATTATTTTTATATTTTTTTACAAAAAATGCATACTAAGATTGACTTTTTTTTATACAAGATTTACCATGTGAATAAGGAATTATTAGCGAATTACTTTTAATTGTGGAATAAGCAAAATTTTATGCTTAGTTTATATTTTTTATCTTTGTAAACTTGTCATATTTTTCTTATCTAGAGTAATCATTATCAATATAAATTTTATATTTTAGGGGGATTATTATGAAAGACAACAAAAATCTTATGAAAGCAATGTTAGTAGCACTTATTATTGTTATAGCTTGTGAGTTAATAGGTGAGTACACGATTAATTTAGGGGCTGTATCACTAGTTTTATTCCCTATGCTATATGCAGTTATAGTAGGAATTATAATTACACCTGATTTATTAGGTAAAAAAATCAAAGTATTAAAGAGCATTATAAATGAAAAAGAGATCAATATAGCTGGTGATGTAGTTGGTATAGCACTTGTTTTACTAGGGATAAAGTATGGAACAACAGTTGGACCAAACCTGGAAAAAATAATACAAGCAGGGCCTGCTTTTGTAGCTCAGGAATTTGGTCATATTCTTGCACCAATAATAGCTCTGCCTTTAGCTTTATTACTAGGATTTAAAAGAGAAGCTATTGGTGCTTGTTCTAGTATAAGCCGTGAGACTGCATTAGGTGTTATATCTGAAAAATATGGTATAAGCTCTCCAGAGGGAAGCGGTGTTTTAGGAACATATTTGATGGGAACAGTTTTGGGAACTATCTACTTTTCTATATTAGGCTCAGTTTCTATATATACAGGTCTTCATCCATATGCATTAGGTATGGCAACTGGGGTTGGGAGTGGTAGTATGATGACAGCTGCTTCTGCTGCTCTTTCAAAAGTTCCAAATATAGCAGCTGATCCTGAAATGGTTGATACCATACTTTCATATGGTGCTACAAGCAATATGATGTCCAGTATAACAGGGTTAATTTTCTTAGTATTTATAACTTTACCATTCACTAATAAGTTATATGCTATATTTGAGCCAAAGCTAGGTAGAAAAAACAAAGAAAATGATGAAATAGCATAATAGAGAGGGGTAATAATCATGTTTGGAAAAATAGATTTTAAACGAACGTCATACCAATTAATTATAATGTTAATGGTTGGGGCTATGATATTATTAGGTCAATTTATAAGTAAAGGAATCGCGATAACTACAGCACTTCCTGGTATGTTAATGATGATTGTAGCTGCAATGATAGCTATGATATTAAAAGATTTATTCCCAAAATCAATATTCCCTGCATTTGGATTTGCAACAATAATAGGTCTATTATTAAGTATACCTGGTAATCCAATATCAGATGTATTTAATGAACATATAGCTAATATAGACTTTATGGCAATAACTACTCCGCTACTAGCATTTGCAGGTTTATCTGTTGGTAATAAAATAGAAGAACTAAAGAAAATGTCTTGGAAGATAGTTGTTATATCATTAGTAGTGTTTACTACAATATTTTTTGCTTGTGCTTCTATAGCTCATATAGTATTAAAGATTCAAGGTGTTATATAAAATATTAAATTATTTTTGTAGATAACTATTAATATAAGTTAATTAAACTTAGGGGGTATATTATGAACAAACATCAATTAAAAGAATTAGTTATAAAATCAATAGATGATAATCGAGAAAAAATACTTGAGGTAGGGCGAGGAATATATAAAAATCCAGAATATGGATATAAAGAATACAAAACCACAGAAGCTGTAGTTAATTTCTTACAAGGAGAGCTTGGATTAGAGGTTGAGAAAAATATAGCCGTTACTGGATGCAAGGCTATTACTAATAAAGAGAAAAAAGGTCCTCATATATCTATATTAGGAGAATTAGATGGAATATCTTGTAAAGAACATAAAGATTCTAATGAAATAGGTGCCTCTCATACATGCGGCCATAATATACAAATAGCTGGTATGTTAGGAGCTGCAATAGGTTTAGTTAAAAGTGGTGTTTTAGATCATTTAGATGGTAAAGTTTCTTTCATGGCCACTCCAGCTGAAGAATTTATAGAATTAGAATACAGACAACAATTAAAAGATAAAGGTGAAATAACTTACTTTGGTGGAAAACAAGAACTTGTTAAAAAAGGATACTTTGACGATATAGATATATCTATGATGTTCCATTCTATGGATATGGGAGATAACAAAGCTTTAGTTGGTCCTGAAAGTAACGGATTTATAGGAAAGAAAGTTCAATTTATAGGTAAAGAATCTCATGCAGGTTCTGCTCCTCATGAAGGTGTAAATGCATTAAACGCTGCAATGCTTGCTATAAACAATGTAAATGCTTTAAGAGAGACTTTTAAAGAATCTGAAAGAGTTAGATTCCATCCAATCTTGACTAAAGCTGGTGATATAGTTAATGTTGTTCCTGCTGAT encodes:
- a CDS encoding arsenate reductase family protein; amino-acid sequence: MIKFYGYAKCSTVKKAKKWLNENNIPFEDIEITENPPTKLELEKLYKRSGYEIKKFFNTSGVKYRELGLKDIIKTESEDKLLEILSSDGMLIKRPLVYDDKNILLGFKEEEWKNSLL
- a CDS encoding Na/Pi cotransporter family protein; amino-acid sequence: MSIAISILGGLGLFLYGMNLMAQGLQNSAGNKLKRIIELLTSNVIMGVLVGAVVTAIIQSSSATTVMVVGFVNAGIMNLNQAIGVIMGANIGTTVTAQLVSFNLEGLAPVSLGIGIILYLFSSKTTVKNIAEILLGFGILFTGMEFMKDAVKPLAEYKGFTDALISFGHRPILGLLLGFAITGIVQSSSASMGMLIALAAQGLIPLTSALPILYGDNIGTCVTSLISSIGASRNAKRAAIMHLLFNIIGSILFLLVLNRPISYIVTKIDPNDAARQIANAHTLFNLINVILLLPFSKFIVKLAMKIVPDNNDENDEKATKYLDERMLETPSIALGNTVKETLRMGRFAKSCLNSSMDAFINKSDKSVRETLDTEETINILQKSILNYLLNLSKTSLPDNLVESVDNLFNTVNDIERVGDHSENIAELATKAINENLDLSNEGLEEVKEMFNMVIANYEGALKLIDKKDERLAEEILAREEEVNKIEKSIRINHIYRLNNEKCSIDSGILYIDLITNLERISDHSANIAKRALY
- a CDS encoding biotin transporter BioY → MNLKTNDIVLCALFAALTSILSQISIPLPFTSVPLTMQIFAVALAGMVLGAKKGFISIVIYLLIGAIGLPVFAQFSGGLGIILGPTGGFLIGCPFMALVIGYTTERTKSMIYIFISMVFGLFIVYTTGTVIFSIITKSTLYQSLIACVLPFVIVDLIKLVLASAVGKEVSKRIKTGVKVC
- a CDS encoding CD0519/CD1768 family membrane protein, with amino-acid sequence MEEKDVIILDKERSPKRVKAVNLETFIFIGILVIGFGYIASIMGAGIMFKVIMNTAHDLLLNTVFLIMAMSVLAGALSALLSEFGVISLINKVFAIFMKPLYGLPGASIAGAVATYLSDNPAIISFAKDKSFTKYFKTHEIPALCNLGTAFGMGLILTTFMISQGKEYVLPAIIGNISAIIGSVISVRIMIHFTKIYYSYDPKLDKSPRKYNDSTEYREIRDGNIFQRALDAMLEGGKNGVDMGIAIIPGVLVVCTMVMLLTFGPSIDPKTGLEVYTGSAYEGIALLPVIGEKISFILEPIFGFTSPEAIAFPITSLGAVGAAMSLVPQFITDGVVTPNDIAVFTAMGMCWSGYLSTHVGMMDALNSRGLTSKAIIAHTIGGICAGMSAHFIYMLII
- a CDS encoding lysophospholipid acyltransferase family protein is translated as MFNYIKFALYLILIFLLAIPKLIRFELNPNEYSAKEKFSFLNKHAKRALSLVNIKLNILGKDKLPKEPVLFVINHSSMLDSFILVASVDRPIGVVIADVPIWKNMPIISHWTKLIKCVYINRENTREGIKSIIQASKNIISGQSMAIFPEGDLTWIKDPNALVSDFRPGALKIAYKANCPIVPLVIKNSKETYSGYEPIGKINSMTVEVEFLDPIYDHIENPKLKSIILSDNIKNKMINKIEDFKKIS
- a CDS encoding alpha/beta-type small acid-soluble spore protein; the encoded protein is MNVNMENKTINNKLINENAKKALEQYKVEISSELNNFSNDEFPYVGGIATRKLVELGEKALINEYNNINNN
- a CDS encoding MarR family winged helix-turn-helix transcriptional regulator; translation: MELNILSKQIWSINKDFRRYAEDILKEHDITLVSLRYLIIIKKMEGLNLQDVATVLDVDKAIVTRTVKKLVDLGLIDKVQDKENSRSYSLNLTEKGNCTVDDIKSIFKDWFYLVTKDFSDGERELYTNFIERIYANRFYKDNS
- a CDS encoding DUF1284 domain-containing protein, which codes for MCESCPNKLGENNCETQYKVISIDSKMIKYFSIKEDIHNYKYLENLVYNNIT
- a CDS encoding Mrp/NBP35 family ATP-binding protein, with amino-acid sequence MSNCASCPSKGHCNTNASSCGIINHPYNNIKKIIGVMSGKGGVGKSTVTTLLAKQLAKNGYKVGILDSDITGPSIPRLMGLNNERAMSNGNDIYPIANEDNIKTMSINYMVDTEEQPIVWKGPMITNAVKQFYSNVLWGELDYLLIDMPPGTGDVAMTVMQSLPISGIIMVSVPQDMISMIVAKAVNMAKMLNINIIGVIENMSYIQCPDCNKKIKLFEGEEINNFLASNNLNLLGELPMTKEIINITHTGVKETSPELENILNNIINQL
- a CDS encoding YjjG family noncanonical pyrimidine nucleotidase, which translates into the protein MKYEVLFFDADDTLFDFKKSENFALDKLMSSIDTDLEKSYCIEIYKEINNNIWKEFEQNLISSDELKIERFKRFADKINLSQDPKILSNMYVNFLAEASFIYKETEELLSYLYKKYKIVIITNGLTSVQNKRIKKSIIKDYFDAVIISDEIKIAKPDPKIFDYALNVINHTNKESVLMIGDSLSSDVKGGVNAGIDTCWFNPNNKKNNSSLIPKYEISTLLELKNIL